From one Halothece sp. PCC 7418 genomic stretch:
- a CDS encoding nucleotidyltransferase family protein — MEEMALFGSVLREDFNEDSDVDVLVFFQEKPSWSLFDLIDLQEELQNLFSRPVDIVQKKELNNPYRRQEILKTHQLVYGQK; from the coding sequence ATTGAGGAAATGGCTTTATTTGGTTCAGTTTTACGGGAAGATTTTAATGAAGATAGTGATGTTGATGTTTTAGTGTTTTTTCAAGAGAAACCTAGTTGGAGTTTATTTGATTTAATAGATTTACAAGAGGAATTACAGAATTTATTTAGTCGTCCCGTTGATATTGTGCAAAAAAAAGAATTAAATAATCCCTATCGTCGCCAAGAAATTCTCAAAACACATCAGTTAGTTTATGGACAAAAATAA